The Thalassospira sp. TSL5-1 genome contains the following window.
GCCAAGGGTCGCCTGATGAGCGGAATAATCCAGCACATCGTCAATCAGCTGAAAGGCGGTGCCCAGATGCAGGCCATAATCGCGAAGGGCAATTTCTTCTGCTTCCGGGCGACCGGCAATCACTGCACCAATATGGGATGCCGCGCCAAACAGGGCCGCGGTCTTCGCCATGATGACATCCAGATAGGCCTGTTCGGTCGTTGCCATGTCATTGGCCGTTGAAAGCTGCATGACCTCGCCTTCGGCAATAACAGCCGAGGCACGGGCCAGAATATCAAGCACCTTTAACGATCCGTTCTTGACCATCAGCACGAAAGAGCGAGCAAACAGAAAGTCACCGACCAGAACGCTGGCTTCGTTGCCAAACAGCGCATTGGCGGATTCCTGCCCGCGCCGCAACAGGCTTTCATCGACGACATCGTCATGAAGCAGGGTGGCGGTGTGAATGAATTCAACACAGGCTGCCATATTGACCGCTGAATCGCCCTCTTCATACCCGCACAGGCGGGCGGAGGCCAAAGTCAGCATCGGGCGCATGCGTTTGCCGCCTGCGGCAACCAGATGGCTGGCAAGTTGCGGGATCAGGGCAACATCGCTGTGCATGTTGTCGATAATCACCTGATTAACCCGTTTCATGTCGGCATCAACAAGGTTGACCAGGGAATCGAGACTGGGCTGTATGGTGTGCTGCGGTGCAGTGTTATTCACGCTCTTTTCCGAAACAATTCATGCGGCATACCCGGGGGATCGGGCAGGCGACGCTGGTTTCATAATGAGATCAGGCACCCTAAAAATAACGGTCCCTGACTGTGGCCCAACATAATGACGCCGGGTATTGACGGTCAAGTGGACAAATCAATACCGCTTTCTGACGCATTGAACAATTATATGCTATGGTCATAATGATAAATTCGCATTCCAGCGGTATGAATTTTCAGGGGAAGCCGTCCAATATGATCGAACTGATGCGCAGCAATGATCCGGTTGAACTCAGCTGGGTCCAGTCCATTCTGGCTGACGAGGGGATTGAAAGCCTGATTTTTGATTTTCATGCCTCTATTCTGGATGGATCTATTGGGGCTTTGCCGCGTCGTTTGATGGTGACACCCGACGATGAAAGCCGTGCCCGCTATGCTTTGGAAATTGCCCGCCGTGATTTGGGGCGCGAGACACCGTCGCACGGCGGCGATGTTGAAGAAGGGATTGGCAAGGATGATCTGCCGGGGTAACAGGCAGGTTATATTTCCTGTCATCCCACCGGTTATATTTACCGTGATGCCGTTTCATTGTTCTTGGCATTTTGCCCCGTGACCATCCATTAGCCCATTCATGACCCCGATATGACCGATACAGCACCCTTGCCAGAGCCAACCTGTAACCAACATGCCTTGTACGATAAACTGATTGTGCCGCGCTTTCCCGAGGACAGAATCAGCCATGATTTTTTGCAGGGCGGTGCGGTTATTTTAAAACAGCCGGTGGATGGCTATCGGGCGGCGGTTGACGCGGTTTTGCTGGCGGCATCGGTGCAGGTTGGCGGGCAGCGGGATCGAAAAATTCTTGATGTTGGGGCTGCCGTTGGGTCCGCCGGGCTTTGTGTGGCGCGCCGTATTGACGATGCCCTTGTTACCGGGGTGGAATTGCAAGACGACCTGTTTGCCTTGTTTTGCCGCAATATTGTTGAAAATGGTTTTGAAGGCCGGGTTCATGCCCTGCATGGCGATATTAATGACCGGCAATTGCCGCTGAGCGCCGAAAGTTTTGACCAGGTTATTTCCAATCCGCCCTATTATGCCGGGGGAACACGGCCAGCCAATCAAAGCCGGGCTACTGCCCACCAGGAAGGCAGTGCCGACCTTGCCGCCTGGATTGGCTTTTGCCTCAAGATGGTGCGCCAGAAAGGGCGGGTAACGCTGGTACATCGTGCGGATCATTTGGACCGAATTATTGGTTTGCTGTATGGCCGGGCCGGGGATATGACGGTTTATCCGATCTGGAGCAAGGCC
Protein-coding sequences here:
- a CDS encoding polyprenyl synthetase family protein yields the protein MNNTAPQHTIQPSLDSLVNLVDADMKRVNQVIIDNMHSDVALIPQLASHLVAAGGKRMRPMLTLASARLCGYEEGDSAVNMAACVEFIHTATLLHDDVVDESLLRRGQESANALFGNEASVLVGDFLFARSFVLMVKNGSLKVLDILARASAVIAEGEVMQLSTANDMATTEQAYLDVIMAKTAALFGAASHIGAVIAGRPEAEEIALRDYGLHLGTAFQLIDDVLDYSAHQATLGKTVGDDFRDGKVTLPVIIAYANGDADEKAFWRRCMEDQDFRDGDLDHAQGLIRKYNTLEATMDRAREYGQLAIDDLAGFADGPIKDAMIEAVEFCISRPY
- a CDS encoding DUF2007 domain-containing protein, with the protein product MIELMRSNDPVELSWVQSILADEGIESLIFDFHASILDGSIGALPRRLMVTPDDESRARYALEIARRDLGRETPSHGGDVEEGIGKDDLPG
- a CDS encoding tRNA1(Val) (adenine(37)-N6)-methyltransferase, with product MTDTAPLPEPTCNQHALYDKLIVPRFPEDRISHDFLQGGAVILKQPVDGYRAAVDAVLLAASVQVGGQRDRKILDVGAAVGSAGLCVARRIDDALVTGVELQDDLFALFCRNIVENGFEGRVHALHGDINDRQLPLSAESFDQVISNPPYYAGGTRPANQSRATAHQEGSADLAAWIGFCLKMVRQKGRVTLVHRADHLDRIIGLLYGRAGDMTVYPIWSKASADAPLRVIVSARKGVSSPLKMRKGLVLHDEAGQYLPEIDSLLRKPAQLPGF